From the Sulfuriferula nivalis genome, the window TTTATGCGCAAATTATCGATGCAACGGGTGGTAAAGTTTTAGCAAGTGCATCTAGTGTTGAAGTCGATGTTCGTAAAGAATTGGCTAGCGGTGGTAACGTTGCTGCTGCGACTTTGGTAGGTAAGCGCATTGCAGAAAAAGCTAAACAGGCTGGTATTGTTGAAGTTGCTTTCGACCGTT encodes:
- the rplR gene encoding 50S ribosomal protein L18 codes for the protein MDKNTARLRRARKTRARIADQKATRLVVYRSNCNIYAQIIDATGGKVLASASSVEVDVRKELASGGNVAAATLVGKRIAEKAKQAGIVEVAFDRSGFRYHGRVKALADAARENGLNF